One genomic segment of Terrihabitans soli includes these proteins:
- the rseP gene encoding RIP metalloprotease RseP produces the protein MLQQIIDFVQSALLYSLPYLGVLAVVIFIHEMGHFLVARWCGVKVLTFSMGFGPELWHRFDKHGTRWRLAAVPLGGYVKFYGDENAASAPARDKLAKMSAKERRLSFSGQPVLKRSAIVAAGPIANFILTIAIFAGTFYFVGRPITVAQVDRVAEGSAAQKAGFQVRDLILAIDGSTIESFSDMQRIVRISPDRTLNFRVLRDGREIDVQATPQRQEVKDVFGQVHRIGIIGISRSEAAGDVRHKNYGLGEALVAGVQETWFVVDRTFDYIGGVITGRESADQISGPIRIAQVSGQAAKLGFDVLLNLTAVLSVSIGLLNLFPIPLLDGGHLLYYAIEAVRGRPLSEKAQEFGFRIGIALVLTLMLFATWNDILSFNRS, from the coding sequence ATGCTGCAGCAGATCATCGATTTCGTTCAATCCGCGCTGCTTTACAGCCTGCCTTATCTCGGCGTGCTGGCCGTCGTGATTTTCATCCACGAAATGGGTCATTTCCTCGTCGCCCGCTGGTGCGGGGTGAAGGTTCTGACCTTCTCGATGGGCTTTGGTCCTGAACTCTGGCACCGCTTCGACAAGCACGGCACGCGCTGGCGCCTCGCCGCCGTCCCGCTCGGCGGTTATGTGAAATTCTACGGCGACGAGAACGCGGCAAGCGCCCCGGCGCGCGATAAACTCGCAAAAATGAGCGCCAAGGAGCGCCGTCTCAGCTTCTCCGGTCAGCCGGTGCTCAAGCGCTCCGCCATTGTCGCGGCCGGGCCGATCGCCAATTTCATCCTGACCATCGCGATTTTCGCCGGCACGTTCTACTTCGTCGGCCGCCCGATCACGGTCGCGCAGGTGGATCGCGTCGCCGAGGGCAGCGCCGCCCAGAAGGCCGGTTTTCAGGTCCGCGACCTGATCCTTGCCATCGACGGTTCGACCATCGAGAGCTTCTCCGACATGCAGCGCATCGTGCGGATCAGCCCCGACCGGACGCTGAATTTCCGCGTTCTGCGCGATGGCCGCGAGATCGACGTCCAGGCGACGCCGCAGCGCCAGGAGGTCAAGGACGTCTTCGGCCAGGTCCACCGGATCGGCATTATCGGCATCAGCCGCAGCGAAGCGGCGGGCGATGTCCGGCACAAGAATTACGGGCTGGGCGAGGCGCTTGTCGCCGGCGTTCAGGAAACCTGGTTCGTCGTCGACCGGACGTTCGACTATATCGGCGGGGTGATCACCGGCCGCGAATCGGCCGATCAGATCTCGGGCCCGATTCGCATCGCCCAGGTCTCGGGGCAGGCGGCCAAGCTCGGCTTCGACGTCCTTCTGAACTTGACGGCGGTGCTGTCCGTGTCGATCGGCCTTCTGAACCTATTCCCAATCCCGCTGCTCGATGGCGGCCATCTGCTCTACTACGCCATCGAAGCGGTAAGAGGCCGTCCTCTCAGTGAAAAAGCTCAAGAATTCGGCTTCAGGATCGGCATCGCCCTGGTTCTGACCCTGATGCTGTTCGCAACCTGGAACGATATTCTGAGTTTTAACCGGTCCTAG
- a CDS encoding LpxI family protein → MTAAAPLALVCGAGQFPLAVADAVTASGRPIYLIGVRGAADPAISKYPHDWIGMGRLGRMLRLARDAGAKDIAFVGAVPRPSMSLDFIPDLRFLKLMLRYLGGGDNDMLTHFAREVESKGLRVRGVHEVAPGLILPSGVIGKHVPSAEAQAAALLGMEVLGALGPYDIGQGAVVADRRVIAIEAAEGTDAMLERVADLRSSGRLKTAAGKSVFVKASKRGQDLRLDTPAIGTATVEKVKQAGLAGIAVAAGQVMTPDLGALIDAADKAGLFIFGVEPSA, encoded by the coding sequence GTGACAGCGGCCGCGCCCCTTGCGCTGGTGTGCGGCGCCGGGCAGTTTCCGCTCGCTGTAGCGGACGCGGTGACGGCATCCGGTCGTCCCATCTATCTCATCGGCGTGCGCGGAGCGGCCGATCCGGCCATTTCGAAATATCCGCATGACTGGATTGGCATGGGCCGCCTCGGGCGCATGCTGAGGCTGGCGCGAGACGCGGGCGCGAAAGACATCGCCTTTGTCGGAGCGGTGCCGCGTCCGTCGATGAGTCTCGATTTCATTCCCGATCTGCGCTTCCTCAAACTGATGCTGCGCTATCTCGGCGGCGGCGATAACGACATGCTCACGCATTTCGCCCGCGAGGTGGAGAGCAAGGGCCTGCGCGTGCGGGGCGTGCACGAAGTCGCGCCCGGACTCATTCTGCCTTCGGGCGTGATCGGCAAGCATGTGCCGTCCGCCGAGGCACAGGCGGCGGCCCTGCTTGGTATGGAGGTGCTGGGTGCTCTCGGTCCGTACGATATCGGGCAGGGCGCGGTCGTTGCCGATCGCCGCGTCATCGCGATTGAGGCCGCGGAAGGCACGGATGCGATGCTCGAACGTGTCGCAGATCTGCGCAGCTCCGGCCGCCTGAAGACCGCCGCGGGCAAGAGCGTGTTCGTGAAGGCCTCAAAACGTGGGCAGGATCTCAGGCTCGATACGCCCGCCATCGGCACGGCGACCGTCGAGAAGGTGAAGCAGGCGGGGCTTGCCGGCATCGCTGTTGCGGCCGGCCAGGTGATGACGCCCGATCTCGGCGCGCTGATCGATGCCGCGGATAAAGCCGGGCTCTTCATCTTCGGTGTGGAACCGAGCGCATGA
- the lpxB gene encoding lipid-A-disaccharide synthase, translated as MSFPLDIFIVAGEHSGDQLGFKLIRALREETDISVRGVGGPLMAGEGVASLFPLEDIAVMGFSAVIARLPLLKRRIDETVAAILANPPDVLVIIDSPDFTHRVAKAVRKKLRRLPVVDYVSPSVWAWRSGRARKMRAYVDKVLALLPFEPDAHLRLGGPDCVYVGHPLIERLSELRPMQGERKPVANGVNLLVLPGSRGSVVRRHMPLFGEVLKRLGTANLAVTIPAVPKLADEISELASTWPLAPRLVSGEAEKFAAMRAANVALAASGTSTLELALSGVPLIGAYRVEPLANIVRHFVKIEAPHILLPNLVLGQRAIPEFVAGDARPERIAPALELLFGDTPQRRAQETALRALDERMKVEDAPSRLAAREILKLVRGI; from the coding sequence ATGAGTTTTCCGCTCGATATCTTCATCGTCGCCGGCGAGCATTCAGGCGATCAGCTCGGTTTCAAGCTGATCCGCGCGCTGCGCGAGGAGACCGATATTTCCGTGCGCGGCGTCGGCGGGCCTTTGATGGCGGGTGAGGGGGTAGCGAGCCTCTTTCCGCTCGAAGACATCGCAGTGATGGGTTTTTCGGCGGTGATCGCGCGATTGCCGCTCTTGAAGCGCCGCATCGATGAGACAGTTGCGGCGATCCTGGCGAACCCGCCCGACGTTCTCGTCATCATCGACAGCCCAGATTTCACGCACCGCGTCGCCAAAGCCGTGCGCAAGAAGCTCAGGCGCCTGCCGGTCGTCGATTATGTGTCGCCCTCGGTCTGGGCATGGCGGTCCGGCCGCGCGCGGAAAATGCGCGCCTATGTCGATAAGGTTCTGGCGCTGCTGCCCTTCGAGCCGGACGCGCACCTTCGCCTTGGCGGACCCGACTGCGTCTATGTCGGCCACCCGCTGATCGAACGTCTCTCCGAGCTCCGCCCAATGCAAGGCGAGCGCAAACCCGTTGCCAATGGCGTCAATCTCCTCGTTCTGCCGGGAAGCCGCGGCTCCGTCGTGCGGCGGCATATGCCTCTCTTCGGCGAGGTGCTGAAACGTCTCGGCACGGCAAACCTTGCCGTCACCATTCCGGCGGTACCGAAACTTGCCGATGAGATTTCCGAACTCGCCAGCACCTGGCCGCTCGCGCCGCGTCTCGTTTCGGGCGAAGCTGAAAAGTTCGCGGCCATGCGCGCGGCCAATGTTGCGCTCGCCGCGTCCGGCACATCGACGCTCGAGTTGGCATTGTCAGGGGTGCCGCTGATCGGCGCCTACCGCGTCGAGCCGCTGGCGAACATTGTCCGCCATTTCGTCAAGATCGAAGCGCCGCACATTCTTCTGCCCAATCTCGTTCTCGGCCAGCGCGCCATTCCCGAATTCGTCGCGGGCGACGCCAGGCCGGAGCGGATTGCACCGGCGCTTGAGCTGCTGTTCGGCGATACGCCGCAGCGCCGCGCACAGGAAACGGCATTGCGCGCGCTCGATGAACGCATGAAAGTGGAGGACGCGCCCAGCAGGCTTGCGGCGCGCGAAATCCTCAAGCTCGTGCGGGGCATCTGA
- the fabZ gene encoding 3-hydroxyacyl-ACP dehydratase FabZ, with protein sequence MTETKTLDSADIGRILQYLPHRYPFLLIDKIIEMNGDESCIGIKNVTINEPHFQGHFPKMPIMPGVLLIEAMAQTAGALWVSANGADKPKLVYFVTIDNCKFRKPVVPGDQVRIHIQKIKGRQGIWWFRGIAKVDDQVVAEADVSARIADA encoded by the coding sequence GTGACGGAAACGAAGACGCTGGATTCGGCAGACATTGGCCGGATCCTCCAATATCTGCCCCATCGCTACCCGTTCCTCCTGATCGACAAGATCATCGAGATGAATGGCGATGAGAGCTGCATCGGCATCAAGAATGTCACGATCAACGAACCGCATTTTCAGGGGCATTTCCCTAAAATGCCGATCATGCCGGGCGTTCTTCTGATCGAGGCGATGGCGCAGACCGCCGGCGCGCTGTGGGTCTCGGCCAATGGTGCCGACAAGCCGAAGCTCGTCTATTTCGTCACGATCGATAATTGCAAATTCCGCAAGCCGGTCGTCCCGGGCGATCAGGTCCGTATTCACATCCAGAAGATCAAGGGACGTCAGGGCATCTGGTGGTTCCGCGGCATCGCAAAGGTCGACGATCAGGTCGTCGCCGAAGCCGATGTCTCCGCCCGTATTGCCGACGCCTGA
- the lpxD gene encoding UDP-3-O-(3-hydroxymyristoyl)glucosamine N-acyltransferase, which translates to MGDPRFFAAPDAVSLSDIAAATGAELRGDGSRVVTGVAAIEQAGPSDLAYLDNAAYGSAIATTRAAAVVVARKLLDKAPAGLTLLVTDDPYRVFAQAAAKLFPAAMRSAPVFQERGIAPGAFVHPDARLEQDVTVDPGAVIGPRAEIGSGSVICANAVIGPDVRIGRSCSIGPGSSIVHALIGNRVTIHPGARIGQDGFGYAMGRKGHLKVPQIGRVIIQDDVDIGAGTCIDRGSTRDTIIGEGTKIDNLVQIAHNVVIGRHCIIVSQVGISGSCTLGDFAVLGGQVGLAGHLDIGAGAQIGAQSGVMQDVPPGARMGGSPALPMREWLRITAILRKMTRKGAPDEKL; encoded by the coding sequence ATGGGTGATCCTCGTTTCTTTGCTGCGCCTGATGCGGTGTCCCTTTCGGACATCGCGGCGGCGACGGGCGCGGAGCTCCGCGGCGATGGCAGCCGTGTCGTGACCGGCGTTGCCGCCATCGAGCAAGCCGGCCCTTCCGATCTCGCTTATCTCGACAACGCCGCCTACGGCTCTGCGATCGCAACGACGCGCGCTGCTGCGGTGGTCGTTGCACGCAAGCTTTTGGACAAAGCGCCCGCCGGTTTGACGCTTCTTGTGACGGATGATCCGTACCGCGTCTTCGCCCAGGCGGCCGCCAAACTATTCCCCGCCGCGATGCGCAGTGCGCCGGTGTTCCAGGAGCGCGGGATCGCGCCCGGCGCCTTTGTCCATCCCGATGCCCGTCTCGAACAGGATGTTACCGTCGATCCCGGCGCGGTGATCGGGCCGCGTGCTGAAATAGGATCCGGCAGCGTCATCTGCGCCAATGCGGTGATCGGCCCCGATGTCCGTATCGGCCGGTCCTGCAGCATCGGCCCAGGCTCGAGCATCGTGCATGCGCTGATCGGCAACCGCGTCACCATCCACCCGGGGGCGCGGATCGGGCAGGACGGCTTCGGCTATGCCATGGGCCGCAAGGGCCATCTGAAAGTGCCGCAGATCGGCCGCGTCATAATCCAGGACGATGTCGATATCGGCGCCGGCACTTGTATCGACCGCGGCTCGACGCGCGACACGATCATCGGCGAAGGCACCAAGATCGATAACCTCGTCCAGATCGCCCATAACGTGGTGATCGGCCGCCATTGCATCATCGTTTCGCAGGTCGGCATTTCCGGCTCCTGCACGCTCGGGGATTTTGCCGTTCTCGGCGGCCAGGTGGGCCTGGCCGGCCATCTCGACATCGGTGCGGGGGCCCAGATCGGGGCCCAGTCCGGGGTCATGCAGGACGTTCCGCCCGGCGCCAGGATGGGCGGTTCTCCGGCTTTGCCAATGCGGGAGTGGCTCCGTATAACGGCCATCCTGCGCAAGATGACCCGTAAGGGCGCCCCGGACGAGAAGCTCTGA
- the dxr gene encoding 1-deoxy-D-xylulose-5-phosphate reductoisomerase: protein MTTAYDKSNPRSVTLLGATGSIGRSTVDLLLQDPDRYTVEAVASGNDAKALAEVAKTLKAKIAVVSNPSSYNELKELLADSGIETAAGEEAMCEAATRKVDWTLGAIAGAAGLRPTIAAVRRGGMIGLANKECLVCAGEAFMRDAREAGAEILPVDSEHNAIAQALMSGKAHEVSKIILTASGGPFRTWTREQIAAAKPEHALKHPTWTMGRKVTIDSASLMNKGLELIEAHHLFNVGSDQLDVLVHPQSVVHGLVSFSDGSVVAGLAPADMRVPIAHCLGWPDRLVTNVTPLDLAKVGSLTFEPVDHARFPALKLALAALDEGGGIPTILNAANEIAVAAFLDHKLDFPGIPHLVETVIGKAKGKGLARTPQSVEDALNLDREARRLAVEELPTPPVFAA, encoded by the coding sequence GTGACAACGGCTTACGACAAGTCCAACCCTCGCAGCGTGACCCTTCTGGGAGCGACGGGTTCGATTGGCCGCTCGACGGTCGATCTGCTGCTCCAGGACCCGGACCGCTACACGGTCGAGGCGGTGGCCTCGGGCAATGACGCCAAAGCCTTGGCCGAGGTCGCCAAAACCCTCAAAGCGAAGATCGCCGTTGTCTCAAACCCTAGCTCTTACAATGAGTTAAAGGAGCTTCTTGCAGACAGCGGCATCGAGACCGCCGCGGGCGAAGAGGCCATGTGCGAGGCTGCTACCCGCAAGGTCGACTGGACGCTCGGCGCCATTGCCGGTGCGGCGGGCCTCCGGCCCACCATCGCCGCGGTGCGTCGGGGCGGAATGATCGGCCTTGCCAACAAGGAATGCCTCGTCTGTGCCGGCGAGGCCTTCATGCGCGACGCGAGGGAGGCAGGGGCCGAGATCCTGCCGGTCGATTCCGAGCACAACGCCATCGCCCAGGCGCTGATGTCCGGCAAGGCCCATGAGGTCTCTAAGATCATCCTGACGGCTTCGGGCGGCCCGTTCCGGACCTGGACGCGCGAGCAGATCGCCGCCGCCAAGCCCGAACACGCCCTGAAGCACCCGACTTGGACGATGGGCCGGAAGGTCACGATCGACAGCGCCAGCCTTATGAACAAGGGGCTGGAACTAATTGAAGCACATCATCTTTTTAATGTCGGAAGCGATCAGCTCGATGTTCTCGTCCACCCCCAGTCGGTGGTTCATGGCCTGGTCAGCTTCTCCGACGGCTCGGTTGTTGCCGGCCTTGCCCCGGCCGATATGCGGGTGCCGATCGCCCATTGCCTCGGCTGGCCGGACCGCCTCGTCACCAATGTGACGCCGCTCGACCTCGCCAAGGTCGGCTCGCTGACCTTCGAGCCGGTCGATCATGCGCGATTCCCGGCGCTTAAACTGGCGCTGGCGGCTCTCGACGAGGGCGGGGGCATTCCGACCATTCTGAACGCCGCGAACGAGATCGCCGTGGCGGCCTTCCTCGACCACAAACTGGACTTTCCGGGTATTCCGCATCTTGTGGAAACCGTGATCGGAAAGGCTAAGGGGAAGGGACTCGCCAGAACCCCGCAAAGCGTGGAAGATGCTCTGAATCTCGATCGGGAAGCGCGGCGCCTGGCGGTCGAGGAATTGCCCACGCCGCCGGTCTTTGCCGCCTGA
- the bamA gene encoding outer membrane protein assembly factor BamA, which produces MTFVYRAFVRLTAAYLFVAGLALLGGLVAVSPALAQANITVRGNSRVEADAIRAHFSTAPGERLDNVKIDEAVKSLYATGLFEDVRVARTGGGLTVTVVENAVLNRVYFEGNQKIKDATLAAEVQSKSRGPYSQTAIQSDTTRILELYRRAGRYNATVEPQVISRPNGRVDLVFKINEDSKSKISEIEFVGNEAFSDGRLRDEMTTTESNFMSWLKTSDVYDTDRVNADLELVRRFYLSKGYADFRIVSSEVNYSNESNAFVIKVTVEEGPIYKFADVGVESTVADVDPKVLEGLIKGGKGDVYSATDVEKTVEQMSIELATQGYAFAQVRPRGSRDYENHTVSVTYSVEEGARVYVERINVRGNTRTRDYVIRREFDLAEGDAYNQALINRAERRLNRLGFFKAVRITSEPGSSPDRLIVNVDVEDQPTGEFSVSGGYSSADGLIAEFSVAEKNLFGRGYYVKIGTTQGERTSGYDLSFTDPYFLGRRISAGFDLYQKERKNSDYNAYDLDTVGGALRLGFPITDPLTFGVNYQIYNRDISIDSGLTDGCSESPCADPSDDPEEASIALQEAEGDTLTSLAGYSFVYNSLDSVQNPKNGIRAEFRQDFAGLGGDAEFVRTTFDGRYYHELPADLVGFVRLQAGHIVGWGDGDLTILDHFNKGPDLVRGFEPSGIGPRDRDTGDSLGGTYYIGGTAEVQFPLPVIPKELGLKGAVFADVGTLAGYEGCDPCTVSSGTFDIDVDPADDIRSSVGVSLLWQSPMGPLRFDYAWAITKADADEEQNFRFSGGGRF; this is translated from the coding sequence ATGACCTTTGTGTACCGCGCGTTTGTACGACTGACCGCGGCCTATCTGTTCGTCGCCGGGCTCGCACTGCTCGGCGGCCTTGTCGCCGTGTCGCCGGCGCTTGCCCAGGCCAACATCACCGTCCGCGGCAACAGCCGCGTCGAAGCCGACGCGATCCGTGCCCATTTCTCCACCGCTCCCGGCGAACGCCTCGACAACGTCAAGATCGATGAAGCTGTGAAGTCGCTCTACGCGACCGGCCTGTTCGAAGACGTCCGCGTTGCCCGCACCGGCGGCGGCCTCACGGTCACGGTCGTCGAAAACGCGGTGCTGAACCGCGTCTATTTCGAAGGCAACCAGAAGATCAAGGACGCGACGCTTGCGGCTGAGGTTCAGTCGAAGTCACGCGGTCCGTACAGCCAGACCGCGATCCAGAGCGACACCACCCGCATTCTCGAACTCTATCGCCGCGCCGGCCGCTACAACGCGACCGTCGAGCCGCAGGTCATTTCGCGCCCCAATGGCCGCGTCGATCTCGTCTTCAAGATCAACGAAGACTCGAAATCGAAAATCTCTGAAATCGAATTCGTCGGCAACGAAGCTTTCTCGGACGGCCGCCTGCGCGACGAGATGACGACGACCGAGTCGAATTTCATGAGCTGGCTGAAGACCTCGGACGTCTACGACACCGATCGTGTCAACGCCGACCTCGAACTCGTCCGCCGCTTCTATCTGAGCAAGGGCTATGCGGATTTCCGTATTGTCTCGTCGGAAGTGAACTACAGCAATGAGAGCAACGCCTTCGTCATCAAGGTGACGGTGGAAGAGGGCCCGATCTACAAATTCGCCGATGTGGGCGTCGAATCGACGGTCGCCGATGTCGATCCGAAAGTGCTCGAAGGGCTCATCAAGGGCGGCAAGGGCGATGTCTACAGCGCGACCGATGTCGAGAAGACGGTCGAGCAGATGTCGATCGAGCTTGCGACGCAGGGCTACGCTTTCGCGCAGGTTCGTCCGCGCGGCTCGCGCGACTACGAGAACCACACGGTGTCCGTCACCTATTCGGTGGAAGAGGGCGCGCGCGTATATGTCGAGCGCATCAATGTCCGCGGCAATACCCGTACGCGTGACTACGTCATTCGCCGCGAGTTCGATCTCGCCGAAGGCGATGCCTATAACCAGGCGCTGATCAATCGCGCAGAGCGCCGACTGAACCGTCTTGGCTTCTTCAAGGCTGTCCGCATCACGTCCGAGCCTGGCTCATCGCCGGACCGCCTGATTGTGAACGTCGATGTTGAAGATCAGCCCACCGGTGAATTCTCGGTCTCGGGCGGCTATTCGTCGGCCGACGGCCTGATCGCGGAATTCTCTGTCGCCGAAAAGAACCTCTTCGGCCGCGGCTATTATGTGAAGATCGGCACGACCCAGGGTGAGCGCACCTCGGGTTATGACCTCAGCTTCACCGACCCCTATTTCCTCGGACGCCGTATCTCGGCGGGCTTCGACCTGTACCAGAAGGAACGTAAGAATTCGGATTATAACGCCTACGACCTCGATACGGTCGGCGGCGCTCTGCGTCTCGGGTTCCCGATCACTGACCCTCTGACCTTCGGCGTGAATTATCAGATATATAATCGCGACATCAGCATCGATTCCGGTCTCACAGACGGCTGCTCGGAGAGCCCGTGCGCTGACCCGAGCGATGATCCGGAAGAAGCGTCGATCGCGCTGCAGGAAGCGGAAGGCGACACGCTGACCTCGCTGGCCGGCTACTCCTTCGTCTATAACTCGCTCGACAGCGTGCAGAATCCGAAGAACGGCATCCGCGCCGAATTCCGCCAGGATTTTGCCGGTCTCGGCGGCGATGCGGAATTCGTCCGTACGACCTTTGACGGCCGCTATTATCACGAGCTGCCGGCCGATCTCGTCGGCTTCGTGCGCCTGCAGGCCGGCCACATCGTCGGCTGGGGTGATGGAGATCTGACGATCCTCGACCATTTCAACAAGGGTCCGGATCTCGTCCGCGGCTTCGAGCCGTCGGGCATCGGCCCGCGCGACCGCGATACAGGTGACTCGCTTGGCGGCACCTATTACATCGGCGGTACGGCTGAAGTTCAGTTCCCGCTTCCGGTCATTCCGAAAGAGCTTGGTCTTAAGGGTGCGGTGTTTGCCGATGTCGGCACTTTGGCCGGCTACGAAGGTTGCGATCCCTGCACGGTTTCGTCGGGCACGTTCGACATCGATGTCGACCCGGCCGATGACATCCGTTCGTCGGTTGGCGTGTCGCTGCTGTGGCAGTCGCCCATGGGCCCGCTGCGCTTCGATTACGCCTGGGCGATCACCAAAGCCGACGCCGACGAAGAGCAGAACTTCCGCTTCTCCGGTGGCGGCCGGTTCTGA
- a CDS encoding isoprenyl transferase — MSAIERKAEEPAGGGAAVPEHIAIIMDGNGRWAAARGLPRVEGHRRGVEAVRRAVKAAGELGVRYLTLYSFSSENWSRPKSEILDLMNLMRRFVREDLAELHKGNVRVRIIGERRGLEADIRALIEECENLTRNNTALTLVVAFNYGSRQEIAASVQKIAADVAAGKIRPDEITPELIGQGLDTSGIPDPDLVIRTSGEQRLSNFLLWQAAYAEFVFIPMHWPDFNREALEAALAEYRGRERRFGGLDSGRR; from the coding sequence ATGAGCGCGATCGAACGCAAAGCTGAGGAGCCCGCCGGAGGCGGTGCTGCGGTCCCCGAGCACATTGCCATCATCATGGATGGCAATGGCCGCTGGGCGGCTGCGCGCGGCTTGCCGCGCGTCGAAGGCCATCGCCGCGGCGTCGAGGCTGTGCGGCGCGCGGTGAAAGCGGCGGGCGAACTCGGCGTGCGGTACCTCACGCTCTACAGCTTCTCGTCCGAAAACTGGTCGCGCCCGAAAAGCGAAATCCTCGATCTGATGAATCTGATGCGCCGTTTCGTGCGCGAGGACCTGGCCGAACTGCACAAGGGCAATGTGCGCGTGCGCATCATCGGCGAGCGGCGGGGCCTTGAAGCCGATATCCGCGCGCTGATCGAAGAGTGCGAAAATCTCACCCGCAATAACACCGCGCTGACGCTCGTCGTCGCCTTTAATTACGGCTCGCGTCAGGAGATCGCCGCGTCCGTACAAAAGATCGCCGCCGACGTTGCAGCCGGTAAAATCAGGCCTGACGAGATCACGCCCGAACTGATCGGGCAGGGGCTCGACACGTCGGGAATCCCCGATCCCGATCTCGTTATCCGCACCTCCGGCGAACAGCGTCTGTCGAATTTTCTTCTGTGGCAGGCGGCCTACGCGGAATTCGTCTTCATTCCGATGCACTGGCCCGATTTCAACCGCGAGGCTCTGGAAGCGGCGCTTGCCGAATATCGCGGCCGCGAGCGGCGTTTCGGCGGGCTGGATTCGGGCCGGCGGTAA
- the lpxA gene encoding acyl-ACP--UDP-N-acetylglucosamine O-acyltransferase yields MSKIHATAIIEDGARIGDDVTIGPYCHIGPDVELGAGSELQSHVVLAGRTKIGVRTRIYPFASLGHPPQDLKYRGELSTLSIGDECLIREGVTMNPGTEGGGMKTVVGSRCAFLAGSHVGHDCHVGDNVILSNNVMLAGHVSVGDFVIMGGGSAIAQFHRIGAHAFVGGLTGVRGDLIPYGLATGDWARLEGLNLVGLKRRNFDRDQVNALRRAYRLLFADEGTLSERVNDVAEEFAGVPIVQEVVDFLRSAGDRAICTPRETAG; encoded by the coding sequence ATGTCGAAAATTCACGCAACGGCGATCATCGAGGACGGAGCGCGCATCGGCGACGATGTGACGATTGGGCCTTATTGCCATATCGGACCCGATGTCGAACTCGGCGCGGGCAGCGAGCTGCAATCCCATGTGGTGCTCGCCGGCCGCACGAAGATCGGCGTCCGCACGCGCATTTATCCCTTCGCCTCGCTCGGCCATCCGCCGCAGGACCTGAAATACAGAGGCGAGCTGTCAACGCTCTCGATCGGCGACGAATGCCTGATCCGCGAAGGCGTGACGATGAACCCCGGCACCGAGGGCGGCGGCATGAAAACCGTTGTCGGCAGCCGCTGTGCGTTTCTCGCCGGCTCGCATGTCGGCCATGACTGCCATGTCGGCGACAATGTCATCCTGTCGAACAATGTGATGCTCGCCGGTCATGTGAGCGTCGGCGATTTTGTCATCATGGGCGGCGGGTCGGCGATCGCGCAGTTCCACCGTATCGGTGCGCATGCCTTTGTCGGCGGCCTGACCGGCGTACGCGGCGATCTCATTCCGTACGGACTTGCGACCGGCGACTGGGCGCGACTCGAAGGTCTCAATCTCGTCGGCCTGAAGCGCCGCAATTTCGATCGCGATCAGGTCAATGCGCTGCGCCGCGCCTATCGCCTGCTCTTTGCCGATGAAGGCACGCTGTCGGAACGTGTCAACGATGTGGCGGAAGAATTTGCCGGCGTTCCCATTGTGCAGGAGGTGGTGGACTTCCTGCGCAGCGCCGGAGATCGCGCGATCTGCACGCCGCGCGAGACCGCAGGCTAA
- a CDS encoding phosphatidate cytidylyltransferase, whose protein sequence is MPRKTSELKARIFSGIVMAGAALFCAWQGGILLFIFWLAAAIAILVEWWKLTGASVGWKFPGLVYAALALAAPVILRMDDELGFAALLWLFAVVWVSDVMAYVCGRLIGGPKLWPRISPNKTWAGFIGGTGFSVAAATGIASFFAAPALIPVAIVSLIAAVISQGGDLFESSLKRRFGVKDSSKLIPGHGGVMDRLDGFVLAGGFALILGLLRGGFEAAGRGVLMW, encoded by the coding sequence ATGCCGCGCAAAACCTCTGAACTGAAAGCGCGGATCTTCTCCGGCATCGTGATGGCGGGCGCCGCGTTGTTCTGCGCCTGGCAGGGCGGCATTCTGCTGTTTATCTTCTGGCTTGCTGCCGCCATCGCCATTCTCGTCGAATGGTGGAAGCTGACGGGCGCGTCCGTCGGCTGGAAGTTTCCGGGCTTGGTCTATGCGGCGCTGGCGCTCGCGGCTCCCGTCATTTTGCGTATGGACGATGAACTCGGTTTTGCCGCGCTGCTGTGGCTGTTTGCGGTGGTGTGGGTGTCGGATGTGATGGCCTATGTCTGCGGCCGCCTGATCGGCGGGCCGAAGCTCTGGCCGCGCATCTCGCCCAACAAGACCTGGGCCGGTTTTATCGGCGGGACGGGTTTTTCGGTCGCCGCCGCGACGGGAATCGCCTCTTTCTTCGCGGCGCCGGCCCTCATTCCGGTCGCAATCGTCAGCCTTATCGCCGCCGTGATCAGCCAGGGGGGCGACCTTTTTGAGTCCTCCCTGAAACGCCGTTTCGGGGTAAAAGACAGCAGCAAGCTGATCCCCGGTCATGGCGGAGTCATGGACCGGCTCGATGGCTTTGTCCTGGCCGGCGGTTTTGCCCTGATCCTGGGCCTGTTGCGCGGCGGCTTTGAAGCCGCTGGACGCGGAGTTTTAATGTGGTGA